A segment of the Arachis hypogaea cultivar Tifrunner chromosome 5, arahy.Tifrunner.gnm2.J5K5, whole genome shotgun sequence genome:
aatagatTGTTatagtaataatttatattaaaatgtgtaggtatgataataaaataattaatattaattgttatcaataaatttattgtagtaataatttttattaagattatacatgtgataataaataaattaattagtattaatggttaataataaatttattgtattaataatttttattaagatcTAGGTacgataataaaataattattatgagTATAATATAGAAGatatatacaaataattaaattaattatttttattatgagtataatatagatatttaataaagaattaataatttattattgtgtgttgttagaatagaatagaatagtTACATGAAATTGTTTGTTATGTTAAAAGTGTAAATATTATAATAGAATAGTTACTTAattaatgtattattattattattattattattattattattattattattattattattattattattgttgttgttgttgttgttgttgttgttaacatgattatgttttattcgttatgtgataatgaaaatttgattctgttaaatttaatttgttaattaaataagatTATATTTGTTTAATGTGATCTATGACTACGTTTTGTAGGGTTCTCGGATATTGCAATGTGACCACTACATTTTGCTGGATTCGTACAATCAAATTGTGAAGGGATATTTACGGGAGACTGACTTTTATTACGTTTTTCAAATTGGAATTGTCCAATATCAGTCAGCATTGGTTAATGCTCTGATCGAGAGATGGCACCGTAAGACTCATATGTTCCATTTTTCGGTTGGTGAGTATGCTGTGATGCTAGAGGACGTGGCAATAATTCTTGATCTTCCGACGAATGATCTGCCAGTTACAGGACTGACACTCAATAATTATGAGGCGTTAGAGGCTGAATGCTTAGATCAGTTTGATGTTGCACCTAGAAAGACAGAGTGTAGAGGAAGCTTCATCAAGTTGACGTGGTTTCGAGGACTGAAAGATCATTTGGTGTTGGCTGACGATATTCACATTCAGAGGTACGTGAAGTGTCACATAATGTTATTGTTTGGGACCGTTATGTTTGGAGATAAATTTGGGGCAGAGGTACACTGAAAGTTTCTGCCATTACTCCGTAACTTTGCTGGGATCATACAATTTAGTTGGGGATCGACATGCCTGGCACACCTGTATAGAGCGTTGTGTAGGGTAACTCGTGTCAACTGCAAGGAGATTGATGGTCTACTAACACTTTTACTTACCCGGGCTTGGATTCGTCTACCATTTCTTGCGCCGATTCCTGGCAATCTTCGACTATTTCCGATTGCAAACAGGTAAATTTAATTACTATCTGCTTTGAAAAATTGTAGCACGctgtattttaaatttgattgataaAAGTTAATTAACGAATTGTCTGATGTCaggtggcgtaactgggagcATGCTGATCACCCTTACAGATTTCGTAGTCTTGTTCACTTTAGGAGAGCATTAGATAATCTGCAAGAATGATAGATATGTTGTAataaattagtatctatttttaCTTAGCCATATTATTATGTGGTGTGTAATCCTCCTTTACTTGCATAATGTGTACAATTTGTTTGGGAGGCATATGCAATTGGTCGCATTGATTCAGACGTGATTCCTTTTGAAATCCGACGCATTCGGTTATTTGGAGTGCCACAGTTCCGCTTATAGCTTCTGCAACTGTGTTGgaatccagcttcgaatgatTTTGAGAAATGGTGGCCTTAGTATAGATGTGACTACCATTGTATTTCTTTATCTCCCAATAGTACTTCTTGGATATTTTGCTAACTCTGATCAGCCAATCACAACCTGCACCGTACTGGGTACATTTAGCATAGAATGTCGTCAATTCTGACTCATGCACCCGATAATCTACACCTCTACGGATGATATAATCTTTCATCGCCTTAATTACTATCTCCCTAGAACTAAATTCCATTTCCATGGTGAATTCACCATCCGTCAAACTAGGAAGCTCTGCTACAATCACGtcacaaaatttatatttccataaataattcttaaatacGTGTCTCGTCAATAAAATTTATGATCCGTAAATCAAGAATAAATCATGCAAAAGTTAATGAATTAATCAACTAGGTCATCAAAtgctatttaataaattaataatcacaCAAAAATGCGAAATACTAAACTTCTCAACATACATGTTTACttgataattaaaaactaaacaattaataattatatgCTATATTTTACATATTTACCGTTACCTTAAATATTTGTCTCAAACTCAAAATCTATggataaatcataatttaaaatgaCTACATACCTGGATTTATATATTGAGGAAACTTCGATGCATGCATGGCCTCCAAATTCAATGACTGCATGGATGTTGACTCCTCAAATGGCTGCTGATTTGCTAGTGCATTCGCCACATCCGCCACATCTGCCGCCATAGCATCGTCAGCTTGATCTTTGTCTTCACCTGAATCAACGACCTCATAGTTACTTTCAAACTCTTCCTCGCTATCATTGTTGTAATCTTCTAATAAAATATCTCGGTCCGCTGCAGACTGTTTGAACTCAATATACAGTTCAATAAACGATATTCGGGACCGACTTTCAAGATACATTGAAAATATTTCTTGCATGCTCGTTTTATCGGTCACGTATTTCGTTTGAAATTGAACGAAACCACCAAATACAGATATAGGATATCTGTATAGAATACACGACACTCTCCTAGATATTTGAGAAtttatcttctcacaaatcacatcTTTTAAATCTTCAAATGACAGTATGAATGAAATTATAATATCTAATGGATTTTCTCACACAAATTTCACTCTTTTAgatatttgtaataaaatttgACCATGATAATACACTTTTAACATCACTTTATCATCCATGAtaatagaaagaaagagaaagagcagAGATGAGCTTCAGAAATTTGAAGAGAAGAGtgtgagaagaagaagacaaaGTGGATAGCTCGGTTATGCAGTTGGTATATATAAAactgaaatcggaccgtccgcttttttgatgattcaatttttttttgaaaacttaaattGTACAGTCCGATTAGTAGCACTGccgcaaaaaatattttttgcgaGAAATCAGTAGATCTGATTTTATTGTACAACAAAAATTTTATCCTGCACACTAAAGATCGTTGGGTccgatttttttgaaaaaaaaaatttaaactcttcATACATAAAATTGGTGGGTCTAATTTCTTTGCAAACAAAATGTCTGTCCAACACAAATTAAATAGTTCGATTTGTGTTCCCCTCACCTCTAAAAAAATTAGACCGTTCGATTTCTTTCCGTCAACTAACCACTATTACAACAATATAAAACCCCTAACTTTcataattacatcaaactagatGTCATATCAAATAAAAATTAGCCGACATTTACTCTTATCTCTATGGAATAAGATATTCAGtaataaaacttaaatcaaacataagaattttgaaaatttctttttttatcccaACAATTTCTGGAAATAAATGATCCGGATTGGATTTgggagagaaaataagaaaacgaagaaaaaaacaaagaaagaaaaagagggtGGAATTAATTTGCCTCACCTGATTTCGCTGCCCGTCACAGTCACATGCAGTAAGCAAATAGtctctctttttaattaattatttatttatgataaaaatttaatttttatcattatttatttatttataatcctCCAATATTGCCGGCCTCGGTCCGGTGCTACCCTTATACGGCGTCGTTTAAGCCTTTGCCTTCGCCCCTCTTGTCTCTTGCCGGTTACTAATAAACCaaatctctctttctctctctctcagttCGTTCTTCGTGCTTCTTATACACTGAGTTGACTCAGTCATTGCTACTCGCTCTCTCTGTACTCTTCTTCAGCTACTCTTCGCATTTTCTCCGTTCTGTCGTTCTCTCTTCCTTtggtactctctctctctctctctctctcggttTAAATTTAGCACGTGCTTGTGATCCGCACGGACAACGCCATTGAATTCTGTCTCCTTTTGATTTTATGACGCTCCTGAAACCGAATTTGGTATTGTTAGggttttgttttttcatttcttgttcttttttttctttcttaattgaaATGCAGTGTTTGTTTTCCAGTATAGTGCAGCACACAGCGAGATCTTGCTCTTTAGTTTtctattttaccaaaatttcggaatttctttttatcttttgtatTTATGTTGAGGTTTAGTTGCGTAGCTTGAATATCTGATTCACTATTGAATTGTGATCTTCTTAATTATGCAGTGTTTGTCGATGTTTTGttcatttaattaaattttcctCAATTGGGTTTAATGCTTGGAAACTGAAACTTTGTTTGCCTGAGTGGTCTTGGACTCTTAGTGTCTTGTGTAGTGAATAGTGATGATTTTAGATGCTTTCTTCTTTGTGTATAGAGAAGTGTCTGTGTCGGTGATTTGCAAAACCTGGCTTTATTTATGTGTGATTGATGTTCAAGTTCTGGAATTTGTTTCTTCTGAGATTGGGATTTGGCTATTGCTCAAATGTGAAATTCGATCCATTTTCATAGAATTCAAGTCAGAAATACGTTCTTCTACTATTATCTTTTTTCTTGATTTGAGGGGATGTTGAAACTTAGAAGTGAGTCGATGAGGAAAATATTCTTACTCTGAAATGGGACATT
Coding sequences within it:
- the LOC112803942 gene encoding protein MAIN-LIKE 2-like gives rise to the protein MATGLTIEGSRILQCDHYILLDSYNQIVKGYLRETDFYYVFQIGIVQYQSALVNALIERWHRKTHMFHFSVGEYAVMLEDVAIILDLPTNDLPVTGLTLNNYEALEAECLDQFDVAPRKTECRGSFIKLTWFRGLKDHLVLADDIHIQSWGSTCLAHLYRALCRVTRVNCKEIDGLLTLLLTRAWIRLPFLAPIPGNLRLFPIANRWRNWEHADHPYRFRSLVHFRRALDNLQE